The following are encoded together in the Bacteroidota bacterium genome:
- a CDS encoding helix-turn-helix transcriptional regulator produces the protein MKTSKNIKSFESHLDENYGKTGTESREKFEEEFETFRIGALIQEARKRQHMTQKELADKVGTTKNYISRIENNASDIRLSTLMRIIREGLGGNLKLSLDI, from the coding sequence ATGAAAACAAGTAAAAATATTAAATCATTCGAATCACATCTAGATGAGAATTATGGAAAAACTGGAACTGAAAGTCGAGAAAAATTTGAAGAGGAATTTGAAACTTTCAGAATTGGTGCTTTAATTCAAGAGGCTCGTAAGAGACAACATATGACTCAAAAAGAGTTGGCTGATAAAGTTGGAACAACGAAAAATTACATTTCGCGGATTGAAAATAATGCAAGTGATATTCGACTTTCGACTTTAATGAGAATAATTAGAGAAGGATTAGGAGGGAATTTGAAATTATCACTTGATATATAA
- a CDS encoding type II toxin-antitoxin system RelE/ParE family toxin, protein MSEFIRNVRIYKDFFTEFYKKQSLVVRKKIDWTILLIQTIKIVPEKYLKHLTNSEGLWEIRVSASNGIFRIFCFFDKGNLIILLTGFQKKDRKTPKSEIKRAEKLKKEYYENK, encoded by the coding sequence TTGAGTGAATTTATAAGAAACGTAAGGATTTATAAAGATTTTTTTACTGAATTTTACAAAAAACAGTCTTTGGTTGTAAGGAAAAAGATAGACTGGACAATCCTTTTGATACAAACTATTAAAATTGTTCCAGAAAAATATCTAAAACATCTAACTAATTCTGAGGGACTTTGGGAAATTAGAGTTTCAGCATCAAATGGAATATTTAGAATATTTTGTTTTTTTGATAAAGGTAACTTGATAATATTATTAACTGGATTTCAGAAGAAGGATCGTAAGACACCAAAATCCGAAATCAAGCGAGCTGAAAAACTTAAAAAAGAATATTATGAAAACAAGTAA